In Deltaproteobacteria bacterium, one genomic interval encodes:
- a CDS encoding phosphocholine cytidylyltransferase family protein → MRAIILSAGQGRRLFPVTRDIPKCLVPVDGERSVLEVQLRTLAAHGVDEAVVMGGYGIEKVERFAATHGIPRMRVRVRYNPFFDQADNLITAWLASRDFEGDCILLNGDTLFEPGVAARLIATPPSPLTIVVNVKPAYDDDDMKVVVEGGLVRAIGKDLDAGSAQGEAIGMTLLRGEGTGAIRDAFEQLVRSFGQQRAYYTTAIGELARRGMVRACSMQGLWWGEIDSLEDLESVRKAYAGQVRR, encoded by the coding sequence GTGCGAGCGATCATTCTCAGCGCGGGGCAGGGGCGCCGGCTCTTCCCCGTCACGCGCGATATTCCGAAGTGCCTCGTCCCCGTGGACGGCGAGCGCAGCGTGCTCGAGGTGCAGCTGCGCACGCTCGCGGCGCACGGCGTGGACGAAGCGGTCGTGATGGGCGGCTACGGCATCGAGAAGGTCGAGCGCTTCGCCGCGACGCACGGCATCCCGCGGATGCGCGTGCGCGTCCGGTACAACCCCTTCTTCGATCAGGCCGACAACCTGATCACGGCTTGGCTCGCGAGCCGCGACTTCGAGGGCGACTGCATCCTGCTGAACGGCGACACGCTCTTCGAGCCCGGCGTCGCCGCTCGCCTGATCGCCACGCCACCGAGCCCGCTCACGATCGTGGTGAACGTGAAGCCCGCCTACGACGACGACGACATGAAGGTGGTCGTCGAGGGCGGCCTCGTGCGCGCGATCGGCAAGGATCTCGACGCGGGCAGCGCGCAGGGCGAAGCGATCGGCATGACGCTGCTGCGCGGCGAAGGCACGGGCGCGATTCGCGACGCCTTCGAGCAGCTCGTGCGCAGCTTCGGCCAGCAGCGCGCCTACTACACGACCGCGATCGGTGAGCTCGCGCGCCGCGGCATGGTGCGCGCGTGCTCGATGCAAGGCCTCTGGTGGGGCGAGATCGATTCGCTCGAGGATCTCGAGTCCGTGCGCAAGGCCTACGCGGGGCAAGTTCGCCGCTAG